The Leptospira mtsangambouensis sequence CAAAGGAAAGTACATTTAAGAGCCGTTCGTGAAGAATTGCACCGAACACAAATCGCCTACACCCCAAGTCCAGAAGAAGGGGAAAATTCTCCAAAACTTTCGGAGATGATTTTACACGTTCAAGTTGCTTGCACCTATGCTATGTTACAAGGCCTTTCAAGACCTTACCGTATGGTATATCTACTAGGCGAAGTATTCCAAACTTCTAGTGAAGAAGGGGCTTGGGTTATGGGAATTCGCTCCGAAACCTTTCGCCAAAAGTTGTCCAGATCAAGAAAACAAATGGAAACTTTTCTCGGAAAAGAATGTAGTTTAACCAAAGCAGACAACCCTTGTCACTGCAAAGATCGTGTCACTTATGCTACAAAAAGAGGAAGGATCAAATCCTATCTAAAACTTTCAGAACAAATGAAAATAGATGGAAGATGGAAAGAAACAAAACCTATGATGGCAAATACTTCCAAAATCAGAAAAGCTGCAGAAGTATTTCGTAATCATCCAGAGTTTTTACCGAAAAAAAACCAATTAGAAAATATTAAATCTTTATTAAACAACTCGTTTCCACTCACGGCTCGGTGAAGTTCCATAAATTCGTTTATAAGCTTTTGAAAAAGAAAAAGCGGATGCATAACCTACATTTTGCGCAACTTCTTCCAATCCGATATTCCCTTTCTGAAATAATTCTTTTGCCTTTTCCATTCTAAGTTTTGTCAGATATTCCATAGGAGGAATACCCAAAACGTCTCGAAATCGGTTCGCAAGATTTGCACGAGAAA is a genomic window containing:
- a CDS encoding RNA polymerase sigma factor, producing MIDDPHLLLLESSLAGKTKALEELIQIFQPKLFSLALKFLWNPEDAEDATQEILVKVITNLSGFRKESKLSTWIYRIASNHLINLQKSKMEQRKVHLRAVREELHRTQIAYTPSPEEGENSPKLSEMILHVQVACTYAMLQGLSRPYRMVYLLGEVFQTSSEEGAWVMGIRSETFRQKLSRSRKQMETFLGKECSLTKADNPCHCKDRVTYATKRGRIKSYLKLSEQMKIDGRWKETKPMMANTSKIRKAAEVFRNHPEFLPKKNQLENIKSLLNNSFPLTAR